In the genome of Plasmodium gaboni strain SY75 chromosome Unknown, whole genome shotgun sequence, the window ttaataaaatttttaaatgcaaattattttttttatttagttcttatatcatttttaaacCTTTTATATCTGgaaatatattctttttaaagcttttaaagaaaatacaAAAGATACATAAGATAGATGAATATACTGTTctattcataataatatgtaaaaaataacatttttaaccttaaaaaatatagaaataatatataaattcttAATTTCTAATATGTatacaaaaagaaaaaaagtaaaattaaagtatttattatattttatttatatttataaaaaaattaaaatttttatcattttgcaaaatttaattttttaaatataaaataaaatttattattctctaaaaataaatttacatacttctgtattttttaatattttttaaaaaaatattaagccacataaaaaataaattataaattaaaaaaaagaatcttattttaaaaaaatataattaaatttataactcattttattataaaattaattaattttgttttagttatatatcacatatttttattttttttaaaacatttataaatttttcaTCAACTTTGCTTTTAAGTTTCTCCATTTTTAATActtcaattttttttttttttaaagaaaattaaataattataaataattctcttcctttataattaaaagtaaaaaacaattaaacaattataatatatatatatagatgttttttttttttcatttcattattttatatatacagagccttttttttttttttttcattttgtatattatgaaaaattagtattccatattttatagatatcatatattatattattatatttatatatttttttttttattttttttctatatttatacagttatttaataaaaatggtTTCCTTctcaaaaaataaagtatTATCCGCTGCCGTCTTTGCTTCTGTTCTATTGTTAGATAACGTAAGGATTTTAATTgcaaatataaataaatatatcacttaattataaaaatacatataataatattatatatatatatatatatatgtatgtaaaatctttcatttttaattacttttttattcttatagAATAACTCCgaatttaataataattcgTATAGCAAAAATGCAAAAGGATTTAATTCAAATAAGAGATTGTTACAAGAAACTCAAGCAGATGTAGATGATAATAATCATAACGTTCATGTAGGTGCTGCCCATCATGCAGGTGCTGCTCACCATGTAGGTGCAGCCCATCATGTAGGTGATGCTCACCATGTAGGTGCAGCCCATCATGTAGGTGATGCTCACCATGTAGGTGCAGCCCATCATGCAGGTGCTGCTCACCATGTAGGTGATGCTCACCATGTAGGTGCAGCCCATCATGCAGGTGCTGCTCACCATGTAGGTGCTGCTCATCATGCAGGTGCTGCTCACCATGTAGG includes:
- a CDS encoding histidine-rich protein; amino-acid sequence: MVSFSKNKVLSAAVFASVLLLDNNNSEFNNNSYSKNAKGFNSNKRLLQETQADVDDNNHNVHVGAAHHAGAAHHVGAAHHVGDAHHVGAAHHVGDAHHVGAAHHAGAAHHVGDAHHVGAAHHAGAAHHVGAAHHAGAAHHVGAAHHAGAAHHAGAAHHAGAAHHAGAAHHAGAAHHAGAAHHVGATHHGHHFNHDEHDSHDLHHFHHANAVHNFDDSHHDAAHHDAAHHDAAHHDAAHHDAAHHNTTKHFLH